In Alkalihalobacterium alkalinitrilicum, a genomic segment contains:
- the shc gene encoding squalene--hopene cyclase: MKEELLSSIENIIDKLKIDQSSDGSWGYSLEASPITDVYFIILLRLLEIEGEEELIAQLANRIISKQAENGAWKLCYDSDGDLETTVEAYYGLLFSQHRNREDENMKKAEQFIRSKGGIGNVNKLFTLVLLAISGEIRWPKSVSIPLEFTLLPNNFPVNKYDIVGHARVHFLPIIIMANKRFSIKNKYTPNIHHLYTIKKHPKDPLALFTSFLKLITLPTKLIPPLSKRLLKKSMRTTESFLLERIEPDGTLYSYAPATIYMIFAMISLGYTKQSQIIVNAIQGLKSLVYRFDEADHLQAATSTVWDTAIISFTLQESNVLPTNSVIKKANEYILSRQHLQIGDWIVRNPKAKPGGWGFSDINTMYPDVDCTAIALRALKRSSVYNNRFRNAWNKGLNWVLMMQNDDGGWPAFEKNLNRRIINLLIPFEEAKEFAIDPSTNDLTGRVLQFLGYDCGKTEKHFRIQKAIRWLKRQQEKNGSWYGRWGISYTHGTSAVVIGLLAVGVSPYDPAIRKANQWMLSIQNEDGGWGESCYSDVVKKYVPLKHSTPTQSAWALEMLIEINDKPTHEINRGIHYLINTLKRNDWTTVYPTGGGIPGSVYFYYHSLNHTWALLTLAKYKKKYLD, encoded by the coding sequence ATGAAAGAAGAGCTATTGTCTAGTATTGAAAACATTATAGATAAGCTAAAAATTGATCAATCATCCGATGGTTCGTGGGGGTATAGTTTAGAAGCAAGCCCAATAACCGATGTGTATTTTATCATCTTATTACGGTTATTAGAAATTGAAGGAGAGGAAGAACTGATTGCTCAATTAGCTAATCGGATTATAAGTAAACAAGCGGAAAATGGTGCTTGGAAACTTTGCTACGATAGCGACGGTGATTTAGAGACCACCGTCGAAGCATACTATGGATTACTTTTTTCTCAGCATCGAAATCGTGAAGACGAAAATATGAAAAAAGCTGAACAATTTATTCGTTCTAAAGGCGGGATAGGAAATGTTAACAAATTATTTACGCTTGTATTACTTGCAATCAGCGGTGAAATCCGTTGGCCAAAAAGTGTAAGTATACCACTTGAGTTCACTCTATTACCGAACAACTTCCCCGTTAATAAATACGACATTGTTGGCCATGCACGTGTTCATTTCCTTCCGATCATAATTATGGCCAACAAACGATTCTCAATAAAAAACAAATATACCCCCAATATTCATCATCTATATACAATTAAAAAACACCCAAAAGATCCTCTAGCTCTCTTTACGTCTTTTTTAAAACTGATAACATTGCCTACTAAGTTAATTCCACCATTGTCAAAACGTCTCTTAAAAAAATCAATGAGAACCACAGAAAGCTTTTTGTTGGAGCGAATTGAACCCGATGGAACGCTTTACAGTTACGCCCCTGCAACTATTTATATGATTTTTGCTATGATTTCACTAGGTTATACAAAACAATCTCAAATAATAGTTAATGCAATACAAGGGCTGAAGTCGCTCGTTTATAGATTCGATGAAGCGGATCATTTGCAGGCAGCAACATCAACAGTTTGGGATACGGCAATTATCAGTTTTACATTGCAAGAATCGAACGTACTCCCAACAAATTCAGTAATCAAAAAAGCCAACGAATATATACTTTCTCGACAACATTTACAAATAGGGGATTGGATTGTTCGCAATCCGAAAGCCAAGCCAGGTGGCTGGGGCTTTTCAGACATAAATACGATGTATCCAGATGTAGATTGTACCGCAATTGCTCTACGTGCGTTAAAAAGAAGTTCAGTATACAATAATAGGTTTCGTAATGCTTGGAATAAAGGGTTGAATTGGGTATTAATGATGCAAAATGATGACGGGGGATGGCCAGCCTTCGAAAAAAATCTTAATCGAAGGATAATTAATTTATTGATTCCTTTTGAAGAAGCAAAAGAGTTTGCTATTGATCCTTCAACGAATGATTTAACAGGAAGAGTCCTTCAGTTTTTGGGGTATGATTGTGGTAAGACCGAAAAACATTTTCGCATACAAAAAGCCATTCGTTGGTTAAAAAGACAACAAGAAAAAAATGGTTCTTGGTATGGTAGATGGGGGATCTCTTATACACATGGCACGAGTGCAGTTGTTATAGGTTTATTGGCTGTTGGTGTATCCCCTTATGACCCAGCCATTCGAAAAGCGAATCAGTGGATGCTAAGTATTCAAAATGAAGATGGGGGTTGGGGTGAATCTTGTTATAGTGATGTTGTAAAAAAATACGTTCCACTCAAACATAGTACTCCTACCCAAAGTGCTTGGGCATTGGAAATGCTCATTGAAATAAATGATAAACCAACCCACGAAATTAATCGTGGTATTCACTATTTAATAAATACTCTAAAAAGAAATGATTGGACGACAGTTTACCCGACAGGAGGAGGCATTCCAGGTAGTGTTTACTTTTACTACCATAGCTTAAATCATACGTGGGCTTTACTAACTCTTGCAAAATATAAAAAGAAGTATTTAGATTAA
- a CDS encoding DUF6509 family protein — translation MEITGHTVEKLADTTGILVGDRYEFTLNVVVSEDDELHNENGIYLRVIYAYHENDGRVVQYQIHEKTTNEHIDFALEEEEVEIINNYCRQQVEAPLN, via the coding sequence ATGGAAATTACAGGACATACAGTCGAAAAACTTGCAGATACAACAGGAATTTTAGTAGGAGATCGATACGAATTCACACTAAATGTTGTTGTTTCTGAAGATGATGAGCTACATAATGAAAATGGAATATATTTAAGAGTGATTTATGCATATCATGAAAACGATGGTAGAGTCGTTCAATATCAAATTCATGAAAAAACAACGAATGAACATATTGACTTTGCTTTGGAAGAAGAGGAAGTAGAAATCATAAATAACTATTGTAGACAACAAGTAGAAGCTCCTTTGAATTAA
- a CDS encoding ATP-binding protein has translation MDHFQNSEEKKFVLRPNIKLNLKLKMIILIGLLIIGMFTIMGGFLHNFVSDTLEKELGERALSVAESVALIPDLKRAFDYEVPAAVIQPIVEPIREVTGAEFIVVGNIDEIRYSHPNPDQIGRKMKGEDNAPALVDGQSYVSKAVGSLGQSIRGKVPIISDNGEIIGVVSVGFMVSDVQTIIKGYSKELWFFLVLLVSFGLVGAFAIAHYIKKILFGLEPEEISHLFLQKESILQSTHEGIIAVNRKGMIIMINAAAGRLLSNTDIDPEFYIGKHILEVLPTSKLHQVLDQGESQFDKEMIIGNHIVYVNRVPIYYEDTLIGAVSTIRNKTEIERLTKELTRIKQYADALRAQTHEFSNKMYTVLGLIQLDRKKEAIEFIRKENNIQQEWIRLLIEKVPDPLINAILLGKLNQANEQKIHITIDPESKLTYSLSNKKRDALVTVLGNLIGNAIDAVKLNPTSTREISIFFTDVGDNIVFEIEDSGLGVPEELADKIFSFGFTTKKGSNRGIGLALTKQVLSEINGEIFLEEGEMSGACFVVIIPKDKDI, from the coding sequence TTGGATCATTTTCAAAATAGCGAAGAAAAAAAGTTTGTTTTAAGACCAAACATTAAGCTTAATTTAAAATTGAAAATGATTATTCTTATTGGGCTTTTAATTATTGGAATGTTCACTATTATGGGTGGCTTTTTACATAATTTTGTGTCAGATACTTTAGAAAAAGAATTAGGGGAAAGGGCATTAAGCGTAGCGGAAAGTGTAGCCTTGATTCCTGATCTAAAAAGAGCATTTGATTATGAAGTTCCAGCTGCTGTCATTCAACCGATAGTCGAGCCTATACGGGAAGTTACAGGTGCTGAGTTTATCGTTGTTGGAAATATAGATGAAATACGTTATTCTCACCCTAATCCAGACCAAATTGGCCGTAAAATGAAAGGGGAAGACAATGCCCCAGCATTAGTCGATGGACAGTCATATGTATCAAAAGCTGTCGGGAGTTTAGGACAGTCAATTAGAGGAAAAGTTCCCATTATATCAGATAATGGAGAGATAATTGGTGTAGTTTCAGTAGGGTTTATGGTTAGTGATGTTCAAACTATAATTAAAGGATATAGTAAAGAACTTTGGTTTTTTTTAGTACTTCTTGTTAGTTTCGGACTAGTAGGAGCTTTTGCGATAGCACATTATATAAAGAAAATCTTATTTGGTTTAGAGCCAGAAGAAATTTCTCATCTTTTTTTACAGAAGGAATCCATTTTACAATCAACACATGAAGGAATTATTGCAGTCAACCGTAAAGGGATGATTATTATGATTAATGCTGCAGCAGGTCGATTGCTATCTAATACAGATATAGACCCTGAATTTTATATCGGCAAACATATATTAGAGGTTTTACCTACTTCCAAACTACATCAAGTGCTCGATCAGGGAGAAAGTCAATTTGACAAAGAAATGATCATTGGTAATCATATCGTATATGTAAACCGTGTACCGATCTATTATGAAGATACGTTAATCGGAGCTGTATCTACAATTCGTAATAAAACTGAAATTGAACGTTTAACAAAAGAATTAACTCGAATAAAGCAATACGCCGATGCATTAAGAGCTCAAACTCATGAATTTTCAAATAAAATGTATACTGTATTAGGGCTCATTCAATTAGATCGGAAAAAAGAAGCGATAGAATTCATTCGGAAAGAAAACAATATTCAGCAAGAATGGATTCGTTTATTAATTGAGAAAGTACCAGATCCGCTCATTAACGCTATCCTGTTAGGGAAATTAAATCAGGCAAACGAACAAAAAATTCATATTACAATCGATCCTGAGAGTAAATTAACGTATTCTTTATCGAACAAAAAAAGGGACGCTCTTGTAACAGTATTAGGCAATTTAATTGGGAATGCAATTGATGCGGTCAAATTAAATCCTACCTCAACGCGAGAAATTTCAATTTTCTTTACAGATGTTGGTGATAACATTGTATTCGAAATAGAAGATTCAGGACTAGGCGTCCCAGAAGAACTTGCTGATAAAATATTCAGTTTTGGCTTTACAACAAAAAAGGGTTCAAATCGTGGGATTGGACTGGCCCTAACTAAACAAGTTTTATCAGAAATCAATGGCGAAATATTTCTTGAAGAAGGTGAAATGAGCGGAGCTTGTTTTGTGGTAATCATACCAAAAGATAAAGATATATAG
- a CDS encoding SNF2 helicase associated domain-containing protein, which yields MKSKMNHTITKSEVKNMFSSQVFRRGLVYYYENRVEKLNYDAQEQAWYALVLGSEQYEVEISIKKNGMIVDDCNCPAHVSYGECKHSVAVLLKIAEHGSLTESKDFFVKQQKRRSYDTANSFIESFTNLRTPEKAEMSIHTKELLNVEYYLKIHNSYLQQDKYFFTIELKVGPKRVYVVKKIGEFLKHVHQQKSYFFTTNFSFDPIDHQFAGKDQNILRMLYEMYEQEQLYTRMSSNYWSTSSIIPERELLIAPYTVEALLSIFHETKTELLYSNSLGSNQIIAIHPNFEFPYSIEILKGEEDEYILDLGQMQDLYFMEMYGYVFDELNLYKLTTDQQTYMKELDKFLGQERLAIAKEQIEPFVSHVVPKLNKLTTIQMDEALKDELISVPLQSKVYIDYDNERVTVKVEHHYGDIVINPFDYENRNEKITPKIIIRDVDKEQNVMDVIEGSLLKINGNQLYVEGEEEIYNFLFHMLPLFEHNADVFLTNSAKGLLGFERYEPSTAIDIDSNGNWLEVSFNLDGIEQQSIQDILQAVVEKKRYFRLANGSFLSFEDQSFQQINQIFGQLDIQKSQLEDGKVAIPLYRSMQIENIIGQDDQYKARYSKAFRKLLQNLKHPDELDVKIPENVQAELRDYQQFGFQWLKTLATYRLGGILADDMGLGKTLQSITFLVSEKERNELALPSLVVAPASLIYNWKSECKKFASSLRVAVIDGTPDERKRKLEDLTNVDVCITSYPLVRQDIDLYAERNFDTLILDEAQAIKNPQTKTFKAITKIRAPKRFALSGTPIENSIDELWSIFYVLLPGFFPKKQDFSKIELDQISKMVKPFILRRVKSDVLKELPDKIETVQISELTKTQKELYVGYLQKVKQETSEILQVEGLNKGRIKILAALTRLRQLCCHPALFLDQYEGGSGKLEQLLETVQSAVENGKRILIFSQFASMLKIIEERIQKEGYNYFYLDGQTPGKERVEMAERFNRGENSLFLISLKAGGTGLNLTGADTVILYDLWWNPAIEEQAAGRAHRIGQKSVVQVIKMITHGTIEEKIYEMQQTKKELIEKVIQPGETMLTSLTEEEILDLLT from the coding sequence ATGAAATCAAAAATGAATCATACGATAACAAAATCTGAAGTTAAAAATATGTTCTCAAGTCAAGTCTTTCGACGAGGATTGGTATATTATTATGAAAATCGTGTAGAAAAATTAAACTATGATGCACAAGAGCAAGCATGGTATGCTCTTGTACTCGGTAGTGAACAATACGAGGTAGAAATCAGCATTAAAAAAAATGGAATGATCGTTGATGATTGCAATTGCCCAGCACATGTTAGTTATGGTGAATGTAAGCATAGTGTAGCGGTATTATTAAAGATCGCTGAACACGGGTCGCTAACCGAAAGTAAAGACTTTTTTGTAAAACAACAAAAACGAAGAAGTTATGATACGGCTAATTCTTTCATCGAATCTTTTACTAATTTGCGAACGCCCGAAAAAGCAGAGATGAGTATACATACAAAAGAACTTTTAAACGTGGAATATTATTTGAAAATACATAATTCATACTTACAGCAAGACAAGTATTTTTTTACGATTGAATTAAAAGTTGGGCCTAAAAGAGTGTATGTGGTTAAAAAAATAGGTGAATTTCTTAAACATGTCCACCAACAAAAGTCTTACTTTTTTACTACTAATTTTAGCTTTGATCCAATTGACCATCAATTCGCTGGTAAAGATCAAAATATTCTTAGAATGCTTTATGAAATGTATGAACAAGAACAATTGTACACAAGGATGTCATCCAACTATTGGTCAACGTCTTCAATCATACCTGAACGAGAATTATTAATAGCCCCGTATACAGTAGAGGCGCTACTTTCTATCTTTCATGAAACGAAGACGGAACTTTTATACAGTAATTCTCTAGGTTCTAATCAAATTATTGCTATTCACCCTAATTTTGAATTTCCATATTCGATCGAGATATTAAAGGGAGAAGAAGATGAATATATTTTGGACCTTGGTCAGATGCAAGATTTGTATTTTATGGAGATGTATGGGTATGTTTTTGATGAGTTAAATTTATACAAATTAACAACTGATCAACAAACGTACATGAAGGAATTAGATAAATTTTTAGGTCAAGAAAGGTTAGCAATTGCAAAGGAACAGATCGAACCATTTGTTTCCCACGTTGTCCCGAAATTAAATAAATTAACGACAATTCAAATGGATGAGGCACTGAAAGATGAATTAATTAGTGTTCCGCTTCAGTCAAAAGTCTATATTGATTATGATAATGAGAGAGTTACTGTTAAAGTTGAACATCATTATGGGGATATTGTTATTAATCCTTTTGATTATGAAAATCGAAATGAAAAAATTACCCCAAAAATCATAATTCGCGATGTAGACAAAGAACAAAACGTAATGGATGTTATTGAAGGGTCATTGTTAAAAATAAATGGCAATCAATTATATGTAGAAGGGGAAGAAGAGATTTATAACTTTCTGTTTCACATGTTACCGCTTTTTGAACATAATGCTGACGTTTTTCTGACCAACTCTGCAAAAGGATTGTTAGGATTTGAACGTTACGAACCTTCGACTGCTATTGACATTGACTCGAATGGAAATTGGCTAGAAGTAAGTTTCAATTTGGATGGCATTGAACAACAGTCCATTCAAGACATCTTACAAGCTGTTGTTGAGAAAAAACGCTATTTCCGATTAGCGAACGGTTCATTTTTATCTTTTGAAGATCAATCCTTTCAGCAAATTAATCAAATTTTTGGGCAGTTGGATATACAGAAATCACAGCTTGAAGATGGTAAAGTAGCAATTCCACTTTATAGAAGTATGCAAATAGAAAACATTATTGGTCAAGATGATCAGTATAAAGCAAGATATAGTAAAGCATTTCGAAAACTATTACAAAACTTGAAACATCCTGATGAACTAGACGTTAAAATACCTGAAAATGTCCAGGCGGAACTTCGTGATTATCAACAGTTTGGCTTTCAGTGGCTCAAAACGTTAGCGACATATCGTCTAGGTGGAATTTTGGCAGATGATATGGGTTTAGGAAAAACATTACAAAGTATTACTTTTCTCGTTTCAGAAAAAGAAAGAAATGAATTGGCACTTCCGTCACTTGTTGTTGCACCGGCATCACTTATATATAATTGGAAAAGCGAATGTAAAAAATTTGCGTCGAGTTTACGAGTAGCAGTTATAGACGGTACACCTGATGAGAGAAAAAGAAAGTTAGAGGACCTAACCAATGTTGATGTTTGTATAACGTCGTATCCTTTAGTACGGCAAGATATAGATTTATACGCCGAGCGTAATTTTGATACATTAATATTAGATGAAGCTCAAGCGATCAAAAATCCACAAACGAAAACATTTAAAGCGATTACTAAGATCCGTGCACCAAAACGTTTTGCATTAAGTGGGACGCCTATTGAAAATTCGATTGATGAATTATGGTCGATCTTTTACGTTTTGCTACCAGGGTTTTTTCCAAAAAAACAAGACTTTAGTAAAATCGAACTTGATCAGATTTCTAAAATGGTGAAGCCTTTCATTTTACGTCGAGTGAAATCAGATGTATTAAAAGAGTTACCAGATAAAATTGAAACGGTTCAAATATCGGAGTTAACAAAAACACAAAAAGAATTGTATGTCGGTTATTTACAAAAAGTGAAACAAGAAACGTCAGAAATTTTACAAGTAGAGGGTCTTAATAAAGGTCGTATAAAAATATTAGCTGCCTTAACGAGGCTACGACAGCTATGTTGCCATCCCGCTCTGTTTCTTGACCAATATGAAGGAGGTTCGGGAAAGTTAGAACAACTTCTTGAGACTGTTCAAAGTGCAGTTGAAAATGGAAAGCGTATTCTTATTTTTTCTCAGTTTGCGTCAATGCTTAAAATAATTGAAGAAAGAATACAGAAAGAAGGCTATAACTATTTTTATTTGGATGGACAAACTCCAGGAAAAGAACGAGTTGAAATGGCAGAACGATTTAACCGAGGAGAGAATAGCTTGTTCTTAATCTCATTAAAAGCAGGTGGAACAGGCTTAAATTTAACAGGTGCGGATACTGTTATTTTATATGATTTATGGTGGAACCCCGCTATTGAAGAACAAGCCGCAGGGCGAGCTCATAGAATTGGCCAGAAAAGCGTTGTTCAAGTGATCAAAATGATCACTCATGGTACAATTGAAGAAAAGATTTATGAGATGCAACAAACAAAAAAAGAACTCATTGAAAAGGTTATTCAACCTGGGGAGACGATGCTCACTAGTTTAACTGAAGAGGAGATTTTAGATTTACTAACATAG
- a CDS encoding bifunctional metallophosphatase/5'-nucleotidase — protein sequence MSNKITISILLTSDIHGNILPINYGNNDKSNVGLAQLSTIIQQQKSSDRNHIVLIDNGDIIQGTPLTYFYARVCNIGINPMISVMNYMGFDAAVLGNHEFNYGQAVLQKSIKDSKFPWLSANILHKETKLPYYGKPYTIKILADNVKVGILGLTTDYIPNWENPNHIKDLSFENVVKAAKKWVPFLRNEEKVDVVIVSYHGGFERDLETGETTEHLTGENQGYQLCQEVEGIDVLLTGHQHRFLTGKVNNVSIIQPGDKGQALGKVQLFLEKQIDKWEIVGKSSELIKVDELTEPDPKVIELTKTFEEKTQAWLDQPIGKIQGDMLINNPLEIRTKDNALIEFINKVQMDIAKVDISNTALFSDQSPGLHSDVTMRDIVSNYIYPNTLKVLKITGKDMKDALERSASYFAPYNGKDIEVNLEFTTPKPQHYNYDMWEGIEYEINISRPFGERIVRLTYKGEPIDFDKEYHVVMNNYRAGGGGDYAMFQNKEVVQDIPLDVSELLANYILERKVIEATVNHNWKVVHD from the coding sequence ATGTCGAATAAAATAACCATTTCTATTCTACTAACAAGCGATATTCACGGTAATATTCTCCCGATTAACTATGGGAACAACGATAAAAGCAATGTCGGATTGGCTCAACTATCCACTATCATACAGCAGCAAAAATCAAGTGATCGTAATCACATAGTTCTGATCGATAATGGGGACATCATTCAAGGTACACCGTTAACTTACTTTTATGCCAGGGTTTGTAATATTGGAATCAACCCTATGATATCTGTTATGAATTACATGGGATTTGATGCAGCGGTCCTAGGAAATCATGAATTTAACTATGGACAAGCTGTTTTACAAAAATCAATTAAAGACTCCAAATTCCCTTGGCTCTCTGCAAATATTCTACATAAAGAAACGAAACTCCCCTACTATGGTAAACCATATACAATTAAAATACTCGCAGATAATGTAAAAGTAGGCATATTAGGTTTAACAACAGATTACATACCAAATTGGGAAAACCCTAACCATATTAAAGATTTGAGCTTTGAAAATGTAGTAAAGGCCGCGAAAAAGTGGGTTCCATTTTTAAGAAACGAAGAAAAAGTGGATGTAGTTATTGTTTCCTACCACGGTGGCTTTGAACGCGACCTAGAAACAGGTGAGACTACTGAACACCTTACAGGAGAAAATCAAGGTTACCAGTTATGTCAAGAAGTTGAGGGAATTGATGTTTTGTTAACTGGCCATCAACATCGTTTTCTCACTGGGAAAGTTAATAATGTCAGCATTATCCAACCTGGTGATAAAGGACAAGCATTAGGCAAAGTACAACTTTTTTTGGAAAAGCAAATCGATAAATGGGAAATTGTTGGGAAATCATCTGAGTTAATTAAAGTTGATGAGTTAACAGAACCTGACCCTAAAGTTATTGAACTGACTAAAACATTTGAAGAGAAGACACAGGCGTGGCTAGATCAACCTATTGGAAAAATTCAAGGAGATATGCTGATTAACAACCCATTGGAAATTCGAACAAAAGATAATGCATTAATTGAATTTATAAATAAAGTACAAATGGATATTGCTAAAGTTGACATTTCAAACACGGCCTTATTTTCAGACCAATCTCCTGGATTACACTCAGATGTAACAATGAGGGACATTGTATCAAATTATATTTACCCTAACACGTTAAAAGTTTTAAAAATAACAGGCAAAGATATGAAAGATGCACTTGAACGTTCAGCCTCTTATTTCGCTCCCTATAATGGTAAAGACATCGAAGTAAACCTAGAGTTTACAACCCCAAAGCCTCAGCACTACAACTATGATATGTGGGAAGGAATTGAATACGAAATTAATATCTCTCGCCCTTTCGGTGAGAGAATCGTGCGCCTAACCTACAAAGGAGAACCTATTGATTTTGATAAAGAATATCACGTTGTAATGAATAATTACCGAGCTGGTGGCGGTGGTGATTATGCGATGTTCCAAAATAAAGAAGTGGTCCAAGACATCCCACTTGATGTTTCTGAACTTCTCGCCAACTATATTTTAGAAAGAAAGGTCATTGAAGCGACAGTAAATCATAACTGGAAAGTCGTTCATGATTAG
- a CDS encoding response regulator, whose product MREIFEVLIVEDDFRVADITRQYVNKVDGFVVQTIVKTGEETLDYLKNRHHLPDLIFLDVYIPDVVGLNLFWEIRKRFRLVDIIMVTAAKEVSTVEEALRGGIFDYIVKPVEFERFEQTLKRYREHRQFLKSKEEVEQEDIDQLTGSIHTSFSSKSTGIMELPKGIDAITLDKIKNIMKQNQATGLTAVELGHQIGASRSTARRYLEFLVSVKEVEAKLKYGDVGRPERRYLLT is encoded by the coding sequence TTGAGAGAAATATTTGAAGTTTTAATTGTAGAAGACGACTTTAGGGTTGCTGATATCACACGTCAGTATGTAAATAAAGTCGATGGGTTTGTTGTGCAAACGATCGTTAAAACAGGGGAAGAAACTTTAGACTACTTAAAAAATAGACATCATTTACCTGATTTAATTTTCCTAGATGTTTATATACCAGATGTAGTGGGGTTGAATTTATTTTGGGAAATTCGTAAAAGGTTTCGTCTGGTTGATATCATTATGGTCACTGCTGCAAAGGAAGTATCGACAGTCGAAGAAGCACTAAGGGGTGGAATTTTCGATTATATTGTTAAACCTGTTGAGTTTGAACGATTTGAACAGACATTAAAAAGGTATAGAGAACATCGACAATTTCTTAAGTCGAAGGAAGAAGTGGAACAAGAAGATATTGATCAGTTAACAGGATCAATTCATACATCATTTTCTTCTAAATCAACAGGAATAATGGAATTACCTAAAGGAATAGATGCAATTACACTTGATAAAATTAAAAATATTATGAAACAAAATCAAGCAACGGGATTAACGGCTGTTGAATTAGGTCACCAAATTGGTGCTAGCCGCTCAACTGCAAGACGTTATTTAGAGTTTCTCGTTTCTGTAAAAGAAGTTGAGGCAAAATTAAAATATGGTGACGTCGGTAGACCTGAACGACGTTATCTACTAACGT
- a CDS encoding dicarboxylate/amino acid:cation symporter has protein sequence MKLIFKLIIGIIFGIVLGLIGPEFLIRFFITLKVLFGSFIGFIIPFIILFFIASGVAGLGKSSGRLVGMTVGTAYISTIIAGFLAFLVAITIVPFLTADGGSVAEGSALEPFLNLEIAPLMGVVTALVTAFVFGIGVAKTGGEWLKKFFDEGKAIVEMVITKIIIPFLPIYIAGIFAELAAEGEVFATLKVFGVILVLAIVTHWTWLVIQYIIAGVVTKKNPLRLIKNMLPAYFTAIGTMSSAATIPVTLKSVKKNEVKEDIANFGVPLCATIHLSGSVITIVMCAIAVMSLSPELPHPSFVKFMPVIFMLGLIMVAAPGVPGGAIMAALGVLTSMLGFNEAAIGLMIALYMAQDSFGTATNVTGDGAINVLIDRWASK, from the coding sequence ATGAAATTAATTTTTAAATTAATCATTGGAATCATCTTTGGGATTGTACTAGGGCTAATTGGTCCAGAGTTTCTTATTCGTTTTTTTATTACACTTAAAGTTCTTTTCGGTAGCTTTATCGGTTTCATCATTCCATTTATCATACTGTTCTTCATTGCTAGTGGAGTTGCAGGCTTAGGGAAGAGCTCAGGGAGGCTCGTTGGTATGACGGTTGGAACAGCGTACATTTCAACGATCATTGCGGGTTTCTTAGCTTTTCTAGTGGCAATTACCATCGTTCCTTTTTTAACAGCGGATGGAGGAAGTGTAGCTGAAGGATCAGCATTAGAACCGTTTCTTAATCTCGAAATTGCACCATTAATGGGGGTAGTGACAGCTTTAGTGACAGCTTTTGTATTTGGAATTGGAGTAGCCAAAACAGGAGGAGAATGGTTAAAAAAGTTTTTTGATGAAGGAAAAGCCATTGTTGAAATGGTAATTACGAAAATTATTATTCCATTTTTACCTATCTATATTGCAGGTATTTTTGCTGAACTTGCTGCTGAAGGAGAAGTGTTTGCCACTTTAAAGGTATTCGGTGTCATTTTAGTTTTAGCCATAGTTACTCATTGGACCTGGTTAGTAATCCAATATATCATCGCTGGAGTGGTAACTAAGAAAAATCCACTCCGATTGATTAAGAATATGCTCCCCGCTTACTTTACCGCAATTGGAACAATGAGTAGTGCGGCGACCATACCAGTGACATTAAAATCGGTTAAGAAGAATGAAGTAAAAGAGGATATTGCTAATTTCGGTGTGCCCCTTTGTGCTACGATTCATTTATCAGGAAGTGTAATTACAATCGTGATGTGTGCAATTGCCGTAATGTCTCTATCACCCGAGTTACCACATCCATCCTTTGTAAAATTTATGCCCGTTATATTCATGCTCGGTTTAATTATGGTTGCAGCCCCAGGAGTTCCAGGCGGAGCTATTATGGCAGCATTAGGTGTGCTAACATCGATGCTTGGATTTAATGAAGCTGCTATCGGATTAATGATTGCTCTTTATATGGCGCAAGATAGTTTTGGTACAGCAACCAATGTGACTGGGGATGGAGCTATTAACGTTCTAATTGACAGATGGGCAAGTAAGTAA